Proteins encoded by one window of Pseudonocardia alni:
- a CDS encoding N-acetylmuramoyl-L-alanine amidase, giving the protein MRALIRSATAVLPAVVALLCAGCGAAAPAPPSVDATPVPAATTRSLPTTPAPVPAPVVLLDPGHNGGNAAAPAAVNRPVPDGRGGTKPCNTTGTSTNAGYAEHTFTWDLAGRVRSRLEAAGVRVVLTRPDDDGVGPCVDARGAAGGRAGAALAVSLHADGAAASAAGFHVAYAEPTVHGTGSASLRLATGLRDALRSAGFASAGYTGRDGLDGREDLAGLNTSTVPTALVEAGNMRNADDAAVLTDPAGRDRIAAAVAAAVLAQLRG; this is encoded by the coding sequence GTGCGCGCCCTGATCCGTTCCGCCACAGCCGTCCTCCCGGCCGTCGTCGCGCTGCTGTGCGCCGGCTGCGGCGCAGCGGCGCCGGCTCCGCCCTCGGTCGACGCGACCCCGGTACCCGCCGCGACGACCCGTTCGCTGCCCACCACCCCGGCGCCGGTCCCCGCCCCCGTCGTGCTGCTCGACCCCGGGCACAACGGCGGCAACGCCGCGGCCCCGGCCGCGGTGAACCGGCCGGTCCCCGACGGGCGCGGCGGGACCAAACCGTGCAACACGACCGGCACATCCACGAACGCCGGCTACGCCGAGCACACCTTCACCTGGGACCTGGCCGGGCGGGTGCGGTCCCGGCTGGAGGCCGCCGGTGTGCGGGTGGTGCTCACCCGGCCCGACGACGACGGCGTCGGCCCCTGCGTCGACGCCCGCGGCGCGGCGGGCGGCCGGGCCGGTGCGGCGCTGGCCGTGTCGCTGCACGCGGACGGCGCGGCGGCCTCGGCCGCCGGGTTCCACGTCGCCTACGCGGAGCCCACGGTGCACGGGACCGGATCGGCGTCGCTGCGCCTGGCCACCGGGCTGCGGGACGCGCTGCGCTCGGCCGGGTTCGCGTCGGCCGGTTACACCGGCCGCGACGGGCTCGACGGCCGCGAGGACCTGGCCGGCCTGAACACCTCGACCGTGCCGACCGCGCTGGTGGAGGCGGGCAACATGCGCAACGCCGACGACGCCGCCGTGCTCACCGACCCCGCCGGGCGGGACCGGATCGCGGCGGCGGTGGCCGCCGCGGTGCTGGCACAGCTGCGCGGCTGA
- a CDS encoding YbaB/EbfC family nucleoid-associated protein, translating into MQMILQQAQKMQQQLQQAQAELATAEVTGQAGNGLVEVTVTAGLEPRSVRIDPKVVDPGDVETLQDLVAGALADAVRRAQELQQEKMGPLAGGLDMGGLGLPGA; encoded by the coding sequence ATGCAGATGATCCTGCAGCAGGCCCAGAAGATGCAGCAGCAGCTCCAGCAGGCCCAGGCCGAGCTCGCGACCGCCGAGGTCACCGGCCAGGCCGGGAACGGGCTGGTCGAGGTCACCGTCACCGCGGGCCTGGAGCCGCGCTCGGTGCGGATCGACCCGAAGGTCGTGGATCCCGGCGACGTCGAGACCCTGCAGGACCTCGTCGCCGGCGCGCTCGCCGACGCGGTCCGCCGTGCGCAGGAGCTGCAGCAGGAGAAGATGGGTCCGCTCGCCGGCGGTCTCGACATGGGCGGCCTGGGCCTCCCGGGCGCCTGA
- the recR gene encoding recombination mediator RecR, giving the protein MFEGPVQDLIDELGRLPGVGPKSAQRIAFHLLAADPADINRLQEVLQTVKQGVAFCDVCGNVASDTRCRYCSDARRDPTLVCVVEEPKDVLAVERTREFKGRYHVLGGALDPLAGIGPDTLRIRELLARLGGTGPATDETEISEVIIATDPNTEGEATATYLVRLLRDFPGLSVTRLASGLPMGGDLEFADEMTLGRALAGRRAL; this is encoded by the coding sequence GTGTTCGAAGGACCGGTCCAGGACCTGATCGACGAGCTGGGGCGCCTGCCCGGGGTCGGTCCGAAGAGCGCCCAGCGCATCGCGTTCCACCTGCTCGCCGCGGACCCGGCCGACATCAACCGGCTCCAGGAAGTCCTGCAGACGGTCAAGCAGGGCGTCGCGTTCTGCGACGTGTGCGGCAACGTCGCGTCGGACACCCGCTGCCGCTACTGCTCCGACGCACGACGCGACCCGACGCTGGTGTGCGTGGTCGAGGAGCCCAAGGACGTCCTGGCCGTCGAGCGGACCCGGGAGTTCAAGGGGCGCTACCACGTGCTCGGCGGCGCGCTCGACCCGCTGGCCGGGATCGGCCCGGACACGCTGCGGATCCGCGAGCTGCTCGCCCGCCTCGGCGGCACCGGTCCGGCGACCGACGAGACCGAGATCTCCGAGGTCATCATCGCGACCGACCCCAACACCGAGGGCGAGGCGACCGCGACCTACCTGGTCCGGCTGCTGCGCGACTTCCCGGGCCTGAGCGTCACGCGGCTCGCGTCCGGCCTGCCGATGGGCGGCGACCTGGAGTTCGCCGACGAGATGACGCTCGGCCGCGCGCTCGCCGGCCGGCGGGCCCTCTAG
- a CDS encoding helix-turn-helix domain-containing protein, which translates to MEQEPTGARRRLGAELRRLRVNAGLKLEDAAGGVGCSTSKISRLENGKGVPRPADVAALVEVYGGVAGVEAEMLERLVTESRTRGWWEPFTEGLRSDPHFLPSPGRYAAAESDATAVAAFDLTVLHGLLQTPAYAHAALRARLPGRADWEIDQLVRLRGRRHEALTATPPLVFDAVVDEAVLARATGGPAVMAEQLDRLLTLSGLSDVTLRVLPFGAGPQRAHAGRFAILTVPDELGPDVVHTEGHAGESFLESPADLRTYREVFDEVRAAALDEDASRAAVSGHRDAHRSAVDDGPDERDVRTSS; encoded by the coding sequence GTGGAGCAGGAGCCGACCGGCGCGCGACGACGGCTGGGTGCCGAACTGCGCAGGCTGCGCGTCAACGCCGGTCTGAAGCTGGAGGACGCCGCGGGCGGCGTGGGCTGCTCGACGTCGAAGATCAGCAGGCTGGAGAACGGCAAGGGGGTGCCGCGCCCGGCCGACGTCGCCGCGCTGGTCGAGGTCTACGGCGGGGTCGCCGGGGTCGAGGCGGAGATGCTCGAGCGGCTCGTCACCGAGAGCCGCACCCGCGGCTGGTGGGAGCCGTTCACCGAGGGCCTGCGCAGCGACCCGCACTTCCTGCCGTCGCCAGGGCGCTACGCCGCCGCCGAGTCCGACGCGACCGCCGTCGCCGCGTTCGATTTGACCGTGTTGCACGGGCTGCTCCAGACGCCCGCCTACGCACACGCCGCGCTGCGTGCCCGGCTCCCGGGGCGTGCGGACTGGGAGATCGACCAGCTCGTGCGGCTGCGCGGACGTCGCCACGAGGCGCTCACCGCGACGCCGCCGCTGGTGTTCGACGCCGTCGTCGACGAGGCCGTGCTCGCCCGCGCGACCGGCGGCCCCGCGGTGATGGCCGAGCAGCTCGACCGGCTGCTCACGCTGTCGGGCCTGTCCGACGTGACGCTGCGCGTGCTCCCGTTCGGCGCCGGACCGCAGCGGGCGCACGCCGGCCGCTTCGCGATCCTGACCGTCCCCGACGAGCTCGGCCCCGACGTCGTCCACACCGAGGGGCACGCGGGGGAGTCGTTCCTGGAGTCGCCCGCCGACCTGCGCACCTACCGCGAGGTCTTCGACGAGGTCCGGGCCGCCGCGCTCGACGAGGACGCCTCGCGGGCCGCGGTGTCGGGCCACCGGGACGCGCACCGGTCGGCCGTCGACGACGGTCCGGACGAACGGGACGTGCGTACCAGTTCGTAG
- a CDS encoding ABC transporter substrate-binding protein, with protein MTAVMAGVLAVGMTACASSERGAGGDAAGGTFVFGAAGAPKNFDPIFNDDGESFRPARQMFDTLITYKPGTTELEPGLATEWTSTPDGKTWTFTLREGVTFHDGTPLDATAVCANFDRWFNMAGAAAQSQMIYYGDVFEGFAKNEGDASGAPLYKSCTAQSPNTAVLALNKFKGAFPAAFGLTSFSISSPAALEQYDADAVTQSGDSFTYPAYANEHPTGTGPFKFESFDKANNTITLVRNDQYWGEKAKLDRLIFKIIPDENARKQELAAGTIDGYDYPSPADYQTLKDQGDQVLIRQPFSLLYMGINTKNNPKLKDLRVRQALAYAIDRESLVRTKMPEGSAVAKEFVPPTVAGYADDVTQYPYDPEKAKQLLAEAGAQNLTLNFYYPTEITRPYMPNPADLFSAMSANLKAVGITVNPVARPWNGGYKDDVQKAGKHDLHMLGWTGDYNDAGNFVGTFFGREKAEFGPQDPAMFAELAKADSIPDPAGHAAAYQQANKDIMAKYLPAVPILTTGPAIVVGPDVQGVIPSPLTDERFVSVSKN; from the coding sequence ATGACGGCGGTCATGGCGGGCGTGCTCGCAGTGGGCATGACCGCCTGCGCGAGCTCGGAGCGCGGAGCGGGTGGTGACGCCGCCGGGGGGACGTTCGTGTTCGGCGCCGCCGGCGCGCCGAAGAACTTCGACCCGATCTTCAACGACGACGGCGAGAGCTTCCGCCCGGCCCGGCAGATGTTCGACACGCTGATCACCTATAAGCCCGGGACCACCGAACTCGAGCCCGGCCTGGCCACCGAGTGGACGTCCACGCCGGACGGCAAGACCTGGACGTTCACCCTCCGCGAGGGCGTCACGTTCCACGACGGCACGCCGCTCGACGCGACGGCGGTCTGTGCGAACTTCGACCGCTGGTTCAACATGGCCGGCGCCGCGGCGCAGAGCCAGATGATCTACTACGGCGACGTCTTCGAGGGCTTCGCCAAGAACGAGGGCGACGCCTCGGGTGCCCCGCTGTACAAGTCCTGCACGGCGCAGAGCCCGAACACCGCCGTCCTGGCGCTGAACAAGTTCAAGGGCGCGTTCCCGGCCGCCTTCGGCCTCACGTCGTTCTCGATCTCCAGCCCGGCGGCGCTCGAGCAGTACGACGCCGACGCCGTCACCCAGAGTGGTGACTCCTTCACCTACCCCGCCTATGCGAACGAGCACCCGACGGGCACCGGGCCGTTCAAGTTCGAGAGCTTCGACAAGGCGAACAACACGATCACCCTGGTCCGCAACGACCAGTACTGGGGCGAGAAGGCGAAGCTCGACCGGCTCATCTTCAAGATCATTCCCGACGAGAACGCCCGCAAGCAGGAGCTGGCCGCCGGCACCATCGACGGCTACGACTACCCGTCCCCGGCGGACTACCAGACCCTGAAGGACCAGGGTGACCAGGTGCTGATCCGCCAGCCGTTCTCGCTGCTCTACATGGGCATCAACACCAAGAACAACCCGAAGCTCAAGGACCTGCGGGTCCGCCAGGCGCTCGCGTACGCCATCGACCGCGAGTCGCTGGTCCGCACCAAGATGCCCGAGGGCTCCGCGGTCGCTAAGGAGTTCGTGCCGCCGACCGTCGCGGGCTACGCCGACGACGTCACCCAGTACCCGTACGACCCGGAGAAGGCCAAGCAGCTGCTCGCCGAGGCCGGCGCGCAGAACCTGACGCTGAACTTCTACTACCCGACCGAGATCACCCGGCCCTACATGCCGAACCCGGCGGACCTGTTCTCGGCGATGTCGGCGAACCTGAAGGCCGTCGGCATCACGGTCAACCCGGTCGCGCGGCCGTGGAACGGCGGCTACAAGGACGACGTCCAGAAGGCGGGCAAGCACGACCTGCACATGCTCGGCTGGACCGGCGACTACAACGACGCCGGCAACTTCGTCGGCACGTTCTTCGGCCGGGAGAAGGCCGAGTTCGGGCCGCAGGACCCGGCGATGTTCGCCGAGCTGGCCAAGGCCGACTCCATCCCGGACCCGGCCGGTCACGCCGCCGCGTACCAGCAGGCGAACAAGGACATCATGGCCAAGTACCTGCCGGCCGTGCCGATCCTGACCACCGGCCCGGCGATCGTCGTCGGACCGGACGTGCAGGGCGTGATCCCGTCGCCGCTGACCGACGAGCGCTTCGTCTCCGTCAGCAAGAACTGA
- a CDS encoding ABC transporter permease produces MLRFVARRLLQVVPTLLILSVLLFAWLRSLPGGPAGALLGDKATPESIAALNKTLGLDQPIPIQYLHYLGRALTGDFGASLVTGDPVITELGRALPGTIELSLSALLLAVALGIPLGYLAARHRGGIWDNLTIVGTLVGVAVPVFFLGYVLKQFLAVDLGLFPPSGLQSTGIDATSVTGFPTLDGLLTREFDASWDSLLHLVLPAVTLATIPLAVIVRITRASVLDVLESDFVRTANAKGLAPGTVRGRHVLRNALLPVSTTIGLQTGLLLAGAVLTEKVFNRPGIGTLIAEGIERRDYPRLQAVVLLGALIYVLVNLLVDLSYAVIDPRVRLR; encoded by the coding sequence ATGCTGCGCTTCGTCGCGCGCCGCCTGCTCCAGGTCGTCCCGACGCTGCTCATCCTGTCCGTGCTGTTGTTCGCCTGGCTGCGCTCGCTGCCCGGCGGGCCGGCCGGTGCGCTGCTCGGAGACAAGGCGACCCCGGAGTCGATCGCGGCACTGAACAAGACGCTGGGCCTGGACCAGCCCATCCCGATCCAGTACCTGCACTACCTCGGCCGGGCGCTGACCGGCGACTTCGGCGCCTCGCTGGTCACCGGTGACCCGGTGATCACCGAGCTCGGCCGCGCGCTGCCGGGGACGATCGAGCTGTCCCTGTCGGCGCTGCTGCTCGCCGTCGCCCTCGGGATCCCGCTGGGCTACCTCGCCGCCCGCCACCGCGGCGGGATCTGGGACAACCTGACCATCGTCGGCACCCTGGTCGGCGTCGCCGTGCCGGTGTTCTTCCTCGGCTACGTGCTCAAGCAGTTCCTGGCCGTCGACCTCGGCCTGTTCCCGCCGTCCGGGCTGCAGTCGACCGGCATCGACGCCACCTCGGTCACCGGCTTCCCCACCCTCGACGGCCTGCTGACCCGCGAGTTCGACGCCAGCTGGGACTCGCTGCTTCACCTCGTGCTGCCCGCCGTCACCCTCGCCACGATCCCGCTCGCCGTCATCGTGCGGATCACCCGGGCCTCGGTGCTCGACGTGCTGGAGTCCGACTTCGTCCGCACCGCCAACGCCAAGGGGCTCGCGCCGGGCACCGTCCGCGGCCGGCACGTGCTGCGCAACGCGCTGCTGCCGGTCTCGACGACGATCGGTCTGCAGACCGGCCTGCTCCTCGCCGGTGCGGTGCTGACCGAGAAGGTGTTCAACCGGCCCGGCATCGGCACCCTGATCGCCGAGGGCATCGAGCGCCGTGACTACCCGCGGCTGCAGGCCGTGGTGCTGCTCGGCGCACTCATCTACGTGCTGGTCAACCTGCTCGTCGACCTGTCCTACGCCGTGATCGACCCGAGGGTGAGGCTGCGATGA
- a CDS encoding ABC transporter permease: MSAPTTWAQRRKDRIDDTAGRSLSADALRRLRRSPTAIVGTVIIGVFVLVSVFAPLLAPHDPAQAFPQLLDQLRPGSIPGPQPGFPLGSDQNGRDEFSRLILASRQTLLVGVLATVFGLAAGLVIGVLAGAFGGWIDTVLMRVTDVLLSIPSLLLAISVAALAARPSQTTVIIAVALVNVPIFARLLRGSMLAQRDSDHVLAATALGVKRRAVVLRHMLPNAIGPVIVQATLTLATAILDAAALSFLGLGDADPARAEWGLMLASAQPYLDVRPGLAVYPAIAIIVVALGFTLLGESLREAIDPKGRR, translated from the coding sequence ATGAGCGCACCGACCACCTGGGCGCAGCGGCGGAAGGACCGGATCGACGACACCGCCGGCCGCAGCCTGTCCGCGGACGCACTGCGCCGGCTGCGCCGCAGCCCCACCGCGATCGTCGGGACGGTGATCATCGGGGTGTTCGTGCTGGTCTCGGTGTTCGCGCCGCTGCTGGCCCCGCACGACCCGGCGCAGGCGTTCCCGCAGCTGCTCGACCAGCTGCGCCCCGGCTCGATCCCCGGACCGCAGCCCGGCTTCCCGCTCGGCAGCGACCAGAACGGCCGCGACGAGTTCTCCCGGTTGATCCTGGCGTCGCGCCAGACCCTGCTCGTGGGCGTGCTCGCCACCGTGTTCGGGCTGGCCGCGGGCCTGGTCATCGGCGTGCTCGCCGGAGCGTTCGGCGGCTGGATCGACACCGTCCTGATGCGCGTCACCGACGTGCTGTTGTCGATCCCGTCGCTGCTGCTCGCGATCTCGGTCGCGGCGCTGGCGGCCCGGCCCAGCCAGACCACGGTCATCATCGCGGTCGCCCTGGTGAACGTGCCGATCTTCGCGCGGTTGCTGCGCGGGTCGATGCTCGCCCAGCGCGACTCCGACCACGTCCTCGCGGCCACCGCGCTCGGCGTGAAGCGACGGGCGGTCGTGCTGCGGCACATGCTGCCCAACGCGATCGGCCCGGTGATCGTGCAGGCCACGCTGACCCTGGCGACGGCGATCCTCGACGCGGCCGCGCTGTCCTTCCTCGGCCTCGGCGACGCCGACCCGGCCCGCGCCGAGTGGGGCCTGATGCTCGCCTCCGCGCAGCCCTACCTCGACGTCCGGCCCGGACTGGCGGTCTACCCGGCGATCGCGATCATCGTCGTCGCGCTCGGGTTCACGCTGCTCGGCGAGTCGCTGCGCGAGGCCATCGACCCGAAAGGCCGGAGATGA
- a CDS encoding ABC transporter ATP-binding protein: MTTPPMNPLLQVQDLSVRFVRRGEADVVAVDGVSFDVRPGEVVGLVGESGCGKSVTSLAIMGLLPGRTPRVGGSVQFSSGDESVDLLTLSDAELRERRGRDIGMVFQDPLSSLNPVVPVGVQITEALTRHRGMSKDEARTEAVSLLERVGIPDPARRVSAYPHQMSGGMRQRALIAIALACRPKLLIADEPTTALDVTIQAQILELLRELVAETGTALIMITHDLGVVAGLCDRVNVLYGGRVVERAERHALFGGPRHPYTSGLIRSIPRLDSDPAAELPAITGSVSDNLPWDHACAFAPRCPRALETCTSVTPVADDEAGRLLRCHNPEPIGATA; encoded by the coding sequence ATGACCACACCTCCGATGAACCCGTTGTTGCAGGTCCAGGACCTGTCCGTGCGCTTCGTGCGGCGGGGTGAGGCCGACGTCGTCGCCGTCGACGGGGTGTCGTTCGACGTCCGTCCCGGCGAGGTCGTCGGCCTGGTCGGCGAGTCCGGCTGCGGCAAGTCCGTGACCTCCCTGGCGATCATGGGACTGCTGCCGGGCCGCACCCCCCGGGTGGGCGGCTCGGTGCAGTTCTCCTCCGGGGACGAGTCCGTCGACCTGCTCACCCTGTCCGACGCCGAGCTGCGCGAGCGGCGCGGCCGCGACATCGGGATGGTCTTCCAGGACCCGCTGTCGTCGCTGAACCCGGTCGTCCCGGTGGGTGTCCAGATCACCGAGGCGCTCACCCGGCACCGCGGGATGAGCAAGGACGAGGCGCGTACGGAGGCCGTCTCCCTGCTGGAGCGGGTCGGCATCCCCGACCCGGCACGACGCGTGTCGGCCTACCCGCACCAGATGTCGGGCGGGATGCGCCAGCGCGCGCTGATCGCGATCGCGCTCGCCTGCCGGCCGAAGCTGCTCATCGCCGACGAGCCGACCACCGCCCTCGACGTCACCATCCAGGCCCAGATCCTGGAGCTGCTGCGCGAGCTCGTCGCCGAGACGGGAACGGCACTCATCATGATCACGCACGACCTGGGCGTCGTCGCGGGGCTCTGCGACCGGGTCAACGTCCTCTACGGCGGCCGGGTCGTGGAACGCGCCGAGCGGCACGCCCTGTTCGGGGGACCGCGTCACCCGTACACCTCGGGGCTCATCCGGTCGATCCCGCGGCTGGACTCCGACCCCGCCGCGGAGCTGCCCGCGATCACCGGGTCGGTGTCGGACAACCTGCCCTGGGACCACGCCTGCGCGTTCGCGCCGCGCTGCCCGCGGGCGCTGGAGACCTGCACCTCGGTCACCCCGGTGGCCGACGACGAGGCGGGCCGGCTGCTGCGCTGCCACAATCCCGAGCCGATCGGAGCGACGGCATGA
- a CDS encoding ABC transporter ATP-binding protein, which translates to MSPLLEVEDLQVHFPITRGVLVQRTVGHVRAVDGVSLRIERGETYGLVGESGCGKSTLGRAILKLTEPTAGTVSFDGTDVAALKGEPLRRMRRRFQMVFQDPMSSLDPRQSVGSLLREGLAAHGIEAGPDRLAELMRAVGLPESALRRYPHEFSGGQRQRIGIARALCVEPDLVVADEPVSALDVSVQAQVLNLLRSLQRELGLTYLVIAHDLAVVRHVSDRVGVMYLGSIVEEAPARALYDGPLHPYTRALLSAVPQPDPTVEDTRERILLSGDLPSPAAPPSGCRFHTRCPWRQDDRCSTERPQLRVLDGDTSGHRVACHHAEAVRDGRIIPHEVTADEAEAAAAPDTGPRDPDRQITLGDAIGR; encoded by the coding sequence ATGAGCCCCCTGCTGGAGGTCGAGGACCTGCAGGTCCACTTCCCGATCACCCGGGGTGTGCTCGTGCAGCGCACCGTCGGGCACGTCCGGGCCGTCGACGGCGTCTCGCTGCGGATCGAGCGCGGCGAGACCTACGGACTGGTCGGCGAGTCCGGCTGCGGCAAGTCGACCCTCGGGCGGGCGATCCTCAAGCTCACCGAGCCGACCGCGGGCACGGTGTCCTTCGACGGCACCGACGTCGCCGCGCTGAAGGGGGAGCCGCTGCGCCGGATGCGCCGCCGGTTCCAAATGGTGTTCCAGGACCCGATGTCCAGCCTGGACCCGCGGCAGTCGGTCGGGTCGCTGCTGCGCGAGGGCCTGGCCGCGCACGGGATCGAGGCCGGTCCGGACCGGCTCGCCGAGCTCATGCGCGCGGTGGGGCTGCCCGAGTCCGCACTGCGCCGCTACCCGCACGAGTTCTCCGGCGGGCAACGTCAGCGCATCGGGATCGCCCGGGCCCTGTGCGTGGAGCCCGACCTCGTCGTCGCCGACGAGCCGGTCTCGGCGCTGGACGTGTCGGTGCAGGCCCAGGTGCTCAACCTGCTGCGCTCACTGCAGCGCGAGCTCGGCCTGACCTACCTGGTGATCGCGCACGACCTGGCCGTCGTGCGGCACGTCTCGGACCGGGTCGGGGTGATGTACCTCGGGTCGATCGTGGAGGAGGCGCCCGCCCGCGCGCTCTACGACGGCCCGCTGCACCCCTACACCCGGGCCCTGCTCTCGGCAGTGCCGCAGCCGGACCCGACCGTGGAGGACACCCGCGAGCGGATCCTGCTGTCCGGGGACCTGCCCTCGCCCGCCGCGCCGCCGTCCGGGTGCCGGTTCCACACCCGCTGCCCGTGGCGCCAGGACGACCGGTGCTCCACCGAGCGCCCGCAGCTGCGCGTGCTCGACGGCGACACCTCGGGGCACCGGGTCGCCTGCCACCACGCCGAGGCCGTCCGCGACGGGCGGATCATCCCGCACGAGGTGACCGCGGACGAGGCCGAGGCCGCCGCCGCACCGGACACCGGCCCGCGGGATCCCGACCGGCAGATCACCCTCGGCGACGCGATCGGCCGCTGA
- the leuA gene encoding 2-isopropylmalate synthase gives MTTSPDAYEARARSNVRTPEGAPHATQPAWNRQRGSQMPVHRYKPFHQLVEPVSLPDRTWPDKVIDTAPLWCAVDLRDGNQALIDPMSPLRKRRMFDLLVRMGYKQIEVGFPAASQTDFDFVREIIEQGAIPEDVQIQVLTQARPELIQRTFEACEGAHSAIVHLYNSTSILQRRVVFRSDRAGITKIATDGAEEVSKFAEKYPATDWTFQYSPESYTGTELEYAVEITNAVSAIWQPTPEHPMIVNLPATVEMATPNVYADSIEWMHRNLARRDSLVLSLHPHNDRGTGIAAAELGYQAGADRIEGCLFGNGERTGNVDLVALGMNMFTQGVDPQIDLSDIDEVRRTVEYCNQLPVHERHPWGGDLVYTAFSGSHQDAINKGFAAMEADAAEAGHPVADHTWEVPYLPVDPKDIGRTYEAVIRVNSQSGKGGIAYIMKTEHQLDLPRRLQIEFSHVIQAFTDTEGGEVEPKAMRDAFDVEYLGRETPLKLVRHRVHSDGEGRDEIVATVRVESDLHEIAGSGNGPIAAFVDALAGIGFDVRVLDYHEHAMGGGDDARAAAYVECAVEEKVFWGVGIDSSITSASLKGVVSAINRALR, from the coding sequence GTGACCACCTCTCCCGACGCCTACGAAGCCCGCGCCCGCAGCAACGTCCGCACCCCCGAGGGCGCGCCGCACGCGACCCAGCCCGCCTGGAACCGGCAGCGCGGCTCGCAGATGCCGGTCCACCGGTACAAGCCCTTCCATCAGCTGGTCGAGCCGGTCTCGCTGCCCGACCGCACCTGGCCGGACAAGGTCATCGACACCGCGCCGCTGTGGTGCGCGGTCGACCTGCGTGACGGCAACCAGGCACTGATCGACCCGATGAGCCCGCTGCGGAAGCGGCGCATGTTCGACCTGCTGGTACGCATGGGCTACAAGCAGATCGAGGTCGGCTTCCCGGCGGCGAGCCAGACCGACTTCGACTTCGTCCGCGAGATCATCGAGCAGGGCGCGATCCCGGAGGACGTGCAGATCCAGGTCCTGACCCAGGCCCGCCCGGAGCTGATCCAGCGGACCTTCGAGGCCTGCGAGGGCGCGCACTCGGCGATCGTCCACCTCTACAACTCGACGTCGATCCTGCAGCGCCGGGTCGTCTTCCGCTCCGACCGCGCGGGCATCACCAAGATCGCCACCGACGGCGCGGAGGAGGTCAGCAAGTTCGCCGAGAAGTACCCGGCGACCGACTGGACCTTCCAGTACTCCCCGGAGTCCTACACCGGCACCGAGCTGGAGTACGCCGTCGAGATCACCAACGCGGTGAGCGCGATCTGGCAGCCGACGCCCGAGCACCCGATGATCGTCAACCTGCCGGCGACGGTCGAGATGGCGACGCCGAACGTCTACGCGGACTCCATCGAGTGGATGCACCGCAACCTGGCCCGCCGCGACTCGCTGGTGCTGTCGCTGCACCCGCACAACGACCGCGGCACCGGCATCGCCGCCGCCGAGCTGGGCTACCAGGCCGGAGCCGACCGGATCGAGGGCTGCCTGTTCGGCAACGGCGAGCGCACCGGCAACGTCGACCTGGTCGCGCTGGGCATGAACATGTTCACCCAGGGCGTCGACCCGCAGATCGACCTCTCCGACATCGACGAGGTCCGGCGCACCGTCGAGTACTGCAACCAGCTGCCGGTCCACGAGCGCCACCCGTGGGGCGGCGACCTGGTCTACACCGCGTTCTCCGGCTCCCACCAGGACGCGATCAACAAGGGCTTCGCCGCGATGGAGGCCGACGCCGCGGAGGCCGGTCACCCGGTCGCCGACCACACCTGGGAGGTCCCGTACCTGCCGGTGGACCCGAAGGACATCGGCCGCACCTACGAGGCCGTCATCCGGGTCAACAGCCAGTCCGGCAAGGGCGGCATCGCCTACATCATGAAGACCGAGCACCAGCTCGACCTGCCGCGCCGGCTGCAGATCGAGTTCAGCCACGTCATCCAGGCCTTCACCGACACCGAGGGTGGCGAGGTCGAGCCCAAGGCCATGCGCGACGCGTTCGACGTCGAGTACCTGGGCCGCGAGACCCCGCTCAAGCTGGTGCGCCACCGCGTCCACAGCGACGGCGAGGGCCGCGACGAGATCGTGGCGACCGTGCGCGTCGAGTCCGACCTGCACGAGATCGCCGGCTCCGGCAACGGACCGATCGCGGCGTTCGTCGACGCTCTGGCCGGGATCGGGTTCGACGTGCGGGTGCTCGACTACCACGAGCACGCGATGGGCGGCGGTGACGACGCCCGCGCCGCGGCCTACGTCGAGTGCGCCGTCGAGGAGAAGGTGTTCTGGGGCGTCGGGATCGACAGCTCGATCACCAGCGCCAGCCTCAAGGGCGTCGTGAGCGCGATCAACCGCGCCCTGCGCTGA